Proteins encoded within one genomic window of Chloroflexota bacterium:
- a CDS encoding interleukin-like EMT inducer domain-containing protein has product MSPRRSPFQHHLIALLSYGVLGLILTYPLVTRFFTHVPGDGIDDPALAWNLWWIKHSLVDQQINPFQSQWMFFPVGINLAFYTLTILNGLLSVPLQTSLSVTAGSNLLLLSSLVLSGYGAYLLALETLRPKVQPVPEADNENLSHPLQEQVARQPDRGSSAHLPATVLIAAFLAGLFFAFSSSKMFYISLGQFNIASSQWIPFAVLYVIRSGRPRSTWRDPLLAALFLLFQAYAELIFATFIVIFIALFAAYRLLEYLMAKRKGRMVGQNIDPSQAVKLLIRNLVIIAVVFLIGLIPFLANMLPDMMAEGDIFVEGGGFADIYSADMAGYALPTQLHPVFGNVIRRLANDSQMQADGRQWQVNKGQHLTLGYLGLLFVLFGLWRGLRDPDYRRSGWPMAAFWGLSTLSFFLLTLGPFLRITGYVTPLPGPFQILELLPFFKGNRYPSRYSVMVLVSASPLLAIGAHWLLTRLSGAGRGFHSQRRLVLVASLLALLLVFENLSTPLPMTDLSVPSIYGKIAAGSQGGSVLDLPAGWRNGSNVFGKQDVIIMREQWWQTEHGQPILGGNTSRNPEHKFRYFLEAPLIGPLTVLANADEEHPHIRKQLENGLKALQEGDSSLGGNALLLQAASDAAGTLEFLGSDYVVVHEDHVPAEFTTFVESYLPITELDREGPHRLYQVQPTEPLPAITLAPAETPLSRAEGWSGVPQLAVAPGGLAEQGLWAHRSATRLLLPPLSEKDHQLVVRARSAGSGQTLSLSVNGFDTDTRDLHSNWQELRFSIPAGVLGQKTNEVVLNFGKTFPIAETDAFETLAVDDGPPAALLVESAGLEAGNYAHIWLNGKDISPNQRGYNLAMVDGKTGQFKSAASFDTHGDPQASDRLVDFLDQFDDGSILLVAVKDTAADQLSERAVEALTELGLSDLGGKLRWSQAAIVIGEGLSPHLTRTFERVDGLQSTSVGWGPGWREPNVAAIVDWIEISAIER; this is encoded by the coding sequence ACGGGGTCTTGGGCCTGATCCTGACCTACCCTCTGGTCACCCGGTTCTTCACCCATGTACCAGGGGATGGCATCGACGATCCTGCGCTGGCGTGGAACCTCTGGTGGATAAAACATAGCCTGGTCGATCAGCAGATCAATCCCTTTCAAAGCCAGTGGATGTTCTTTCCCGTGGGCATCAACCTGGCCTTTTATACGCTGACGATCCTCAACGGTCTGCTCTCGGTGCCGCTGCAGACCTCCCTCAGCGTGACAGCAGGATCCAACCTGCTGCTTCTCTCCTCCCTGGTACTGAGTGGCTATGGCGCGTACCTCCTGGCTCTTGAAACTCTGCGTCCAAAGGTCCAACCCGTGCCGGAAGCCGACAACGAAAACCTCTCACACCCTTTGCAGGAGCAGGTTGCCAGGCAGCCGGACCGGGGGAGCAGTGCCCATCTGCCAGCGACGGTGTTGATCGCCGCCTTTCTGGCAGGGCTTTTTTTCGCATTCTCATCCAGCAAGATGTTCTATATTTCGCTGGGCCAGTTCAACATCGCCAGCTCGCAATGGATTCCCTTCGCAGTCCTCTACGTCATCCGCAGCGGCCGGCCACGCAGCACGTGGCGGGACCCGCTGCTGGCGGCGCTCTTCCTGCTGTTCCAGGCCTACGCAGAACTGATTTTTGCCACCTTCATCGTGATCTTCATTGCCCTGTTCGCCGCCTATCGTTTGCTTGAGTACCTGATGGCGAAAAGAAAGGGTCGCATGGTTGGCCAGAACATCGACCCCTCACAGGCCGTCAAACTCCTGATACGCAACCTGGTGATCATTGCCGTTGTATTCCTGATTGGCCTGATCCCCTTTCTGGCCAATATGCTGCCTGACATGATGGCTGAGGGCGATATTTTTGTCGAGGGTGGTGGCTTCGCCGACATATACTCGGCAGACATGGCCGGGTACGCGCTGCCGACTCAATTGCACCCCGTGTTCGGGAACGTGATCCGGCGATTAGCCAACGATTCTCAGATGCAGGCAGATGGCAGACAATGGCAGGTTAACAAGGGGCAGCACCTGACCCTGGGCTATCTGGGACTCCTTTTTGTTCTTTTCGGTCTCTGGCGCGGGCTCAGAGATCCTGACTATCGCCGCAGCGGGTGGCCCATGGCGGCGTTTTGGGGCCTGTCGACTCTGTCTTTCTTCCTGTTGACGCTCGGCCCGTTTCTGAGGATAACCGGCTATGTCACCCCCTTGCCAGGCCCATTTCAAATCCTGGAATTATTACCCTTTTTCAAGGGCAACCGCTATCCCAGTCGATACAGCGTCATGGTGCTTGTTTCGGCCAGCCCCCTGCTTGCCATCGGAGCCCATTGGCTGTTGACGCGCCTGTCCGGTGCCGGGCGAGGGTTCCACAGCCAGCGGCGCCTCGTACTCGTGGCGAGCCTGCTGGCACTCCTGCTGGTATTCGAGAATCTATCCACTCCATTGCCTATGACCGACCTGTCTGTGCCCAGTATCTACGGCAAGATCGCGGCCGGCTCGCAAGGAGGATCGGTTCTGGACCTGCCCGCAGGCTGGCGGAACGGGTCCAATGTTTTTGGCAAGCAGGATGTTATCATCATGCGTGAGCAGTGGTGGCAAACGGAGCACGGTCAGCCGATCCTTGGCGGCAATACCTCCCGCAACCCGGAGCACAAGTTTCGCTACTTCCTGGAGGCGCCCCTGATCGGTCCTTTGACCGTACTGGCCAATGCCGATGAAGAGCATCCCCACATTCGGAAACAGCTCGAAAATGGCCTTAAAGCACTACAGGAAGGGGATTCATCCCTTGGGGGCAATGCCTTGCTGCTGCAGGCAGCGTCCGATGCCGCGGGCACTCTGGAATTCCTTGGAAGCGACTATGTGGTTGTCCACGAGGATCACGTGCCCGCAGAGTTTACGACGTTCGTGGAAAGCTATCTGCCCATCACCGAGCTTGATCGCGAGGGCCCACACCGGCTTTACCAGGTCCAACCCACCGAACCTTTGCCCGCGATTACCCTGGCGCCCGCCGAAACACCCCTGTCGCGCGCGGAGGGCTGGAGTGGCGTGCCTCAACTGGCGGTTGCCCCCGGCGGGCTGGCCGAACAGGGCCTGTGGGCCCATCGTAGCGCCACCCGTCTTCTGCTGCCTCCACTGTCAGAGAAAGATCATCAACTGGTTGTGCGTGCCAGGTCCGCGGGTTCCGGTCAGACGTTGTCCCTTTCTGTCAATGGATTCGATACCGACACAAGAGACCTTCACAGCAACTGGCAGGAACTGCGATTCAGCATCCCCGCGGGGGTCCTGGGCCAAAAAACCAACGAAGTCGTCCTGAACTTCGGGAAAACATTTCCGATTGCCGAAACAGACGCCTTCGAAACCCTGGCCGTGGACGACGGGCCGCCGGCGGCGTTGCTGGTCGAAAGCGCCGGTCTGGAAGCAGGCAACTACGCGCACATCTGGCTCAACGGCAAGGATATCTCGCCAAACCAGCGAGGCTACAATTTAGCGATGGTCGATGGGAAAACCGGCCAATTCAAATCGGCAGCCTCGTTCGATACCCATGGGGATCCCCAGGCATCGGACAGACTCGTGGACTTCCTGGACCAGTTCGATGACGGCAGCATCCTGTTGGTGGCCGTGAAAGATACGGCGGCCGATCAACTTAGCGAAAGAGCCGTGGAGGCCCTGACCGAACTTGGCCTTAGCGATCTTGGCGGAAAACTGCGCTGGAGCCAGGCAGCCATTGTGATCGGAGAAGGCCTATCACCCCACCTCACCAGAACCTTCGAACGGGTGGACGGTCTGCAATCGACCAGCGTGGGCTGGGGACCAGGTTGGCGCGAGCCCAACGTGGCGGCGATCGTCGACTGGATAGAAATTTCGGCG